From a single Alloactinosynnema sp. L-07 genomic region:
- a CDS encoding ABC transporter permease: MSQLLETDAHPSRPGREGWAPLPRRPKPRRTSALLTIRTSISNRSTLALGVVSLALPVIVWVAVWALGVVPGKFLPSPASVLDAGLEMAKSGELFTDLWATVQRVLLGFGLAVLVSVPLGLVMGTFAAGQALFGPVISVLRYLPASAFIPLLIIWLGIGEPSKVLLLFIATVFFNTLMTADAVRRVPRAMIDVSYTLGARRGEVLRKVIVPYSLPGMLDAIRVNAAAAWNFVVVAELIAATEGLGYRIVRAQRFTQTDKIFAVLIVIGIAGVTFDVMIRLLRDRVGRWSM, from the coding sequence GTGAGTCAGCTGCTGGAGACCGACGCCCACCCCTCCCGGCCCGGCCGGGAGGGGTGGGCGCCGTTGCCGCGCAGGCCCAAGCCACGCCGTACCTCCGCGCTGCTCACCATCCGCACGTCCATCTCGAACCGGTCCACCTTGGCGCTGGGCGTCGTGTCGCTGGCGCTGCCCGTGATCGTGTGGGTCGCGGTGTGGGCGTTGGGCGTGGTGCCGGGCAAGTTCCTGCCGTCACCGGCATCGGTGCTCGACGCGGGCCTGGAGATGGCCAAGTCGGGCGAGCTGTTCACCGACCTGTGGGCCACCGTGCAGCGGGTGCTGCTCGGGTTCGGTCTCGCGGTGCTGGTCTCGGTGCCGCTCGGCCTCGTGATGGGCACGTTCGCGGCCGGGCAGGCGCTGTTCGGCCCGGTGATCAGCGTGCTGCGGTATCTGCCCGCGAGCGCGTTCATCCCGCTGCTGATCATCTGGCTGGGCATCGGGGAGCCGTCGAAGGTCCTGCTCCTGTTCATCGCCACGGTCTTCTTCAACACGCTGATGACCGCGGACGCGGTGCGCCGGGTACCGCGCGCGATGATCGACGTCTCCTACACGCTCGGCGCCCGCCGCGGCGAGGTGCTGCGCAAGGTGATCGTGCCGTACTCGCTGCCTGGCATGCTCGACGCGATCCGGGTCAACGCCGCCGCGGCGTGGAACTTCGTGGTCGTGGCCGAACTGATCGCCGCGACCGAGGGCCTCGGCTACCGGATCGTGCGCGCCCAGCGGTTCACGCAGACGGACAAGATCTTCGCGGTGCTCATCGTGATCGGAATCGCGGGCGTGACGTTCGACGTCATGATCCGCTTGCTGCGGGACAGGGTGGGCAGATGGTCGATGTGA
- a CDS encoding ABC transporter ATP-binding protein encodes MVDVTPLAGTLVMRGVSKDFRERGRTVRALEGVDLRVEPGEFVCVVGASGSGKSTLLAMVAGLRTPTEGTITLDDAPVDGPGPDRGLVPQAGTLYPWRTVERNVAFGLELLKVDAAERARRVDWYLAETGLTDLRDALPRQLSGGQQQRVAIARALVCEPEVLLLDEPFGALDVQTKEDMQVLIRQVWQDTGKTVLMVTHDVEEAVFLGTRVVVLACDPGRIAADLAVDLPADRDLSVKRTPEFLALRASIEDLVRAQHNAHTARATAGDR; translated from the coding sequence ATGGTCGATGTGACTCCGCTGGCGGGGACGCTGGTTATGCGCGGGGTGAGCAAGGACTTCCGGGAGCGCGGCCGGACGGTGCGCGCCCTGGAAGGGGTCGACCTCCGGGTGGAACCGGGTGAGTTCGTGTGTGTCGTCGGCGCCAGCGGGTCGGGAAAGTCGACGCTGCTGGCCATGGTCGCGGGGCTGCGGACGCCGACCGAGGGCACGATCACCCTCGATGACGCGCCGGTCGACGGGCCTGGTCCCGACCGCGGGCTGGTCCCGCAGGCCGGGACCCTGTATCCGTGGCGCACCGTCGAGCGCAACGTCGCCTTCGGCCTGGAACTGCTCAAGGTCGACGCGGCCGAGCGCGCCCGCAGGGTCGACTGGTACCTCGCCGAGACCGGCCTGACCGACCTGCGCGACGCCTTGCCTCGCCAGCTCTCCGGCGGCCAGCAGCAGCGCGTGGCCATCGCGCGCGCGTTGGTCTGCGAACCCGAGGTGCTCCTGCTCGACGAGCCGTTCGGCGCGCTCGACGTGCAGACCAAGGAAGACATGCAGGTGCTCATCCGGCAGGTGTGGCAGGACACCGGGAAGACCGTGCTCATGGTCACCCACGACGTCGAGGAAGCGGTCTTCCTCGGTACCCGGGTCGTGGTCCTGGCCTGCGACCCCGGTCGGATCGCCGCCGACCTCGCCGTCGACCTGCCCGCCGACCGGGACCTCTCGGTCAAGCGCACCCCCGAATTCCTGGCCCTGCGCGCGTCCATCGAGGACCTCGTCCGGGCCCAACACAACGCGCACACGGCCCGCGCGACGGCAGGTGACCGATGA
- a CDS encoding nitrate- and nitrite sensing domain-containing protein produces the protein MILSRLGIRGKLNVLLLVPLTAVLVVAVPWVMGQIDTARSSRSTADVAGHARDFSGLVWELQRERLLTAAYLANPEADNTDLVRQHRTVDDAANTAMGVLGADGSDELASALVRIGSLRELRQNALRHGVSADAVARTYHAVIGAVIDGLRLVLQSDTDAEGTRQLTVLDSLLRANEEGELRGMAFIAAAIDPTTGQVLVDNATAQSRMLTERFVEQADAVHAGLVVEVAQGEAARKVDTLAGRLPVDASARPDFVSDALEAVREQSRLRRGVQDQVTAQVTKAAADRASGAQASAWTVGVGAALLFALVAFLALRVSRSIADPLRRLTNAAVLIADLAENELVRVADTEEAEDQAPQFAEIEVVSSDEVGQLAAAFNRVQSTASALVERQAVTRRNVGLMFANVAQRTQNLVGRQMALVDELERDEQDVRLLERLYRLDHVSTRLRRSADNLLVVAGAQEQGRLSGPIELAIALRSALAEIEEYQRVDLGSIADLTLPAPIGSDLVLVFAELMDNATSFSPPGATVEVGTSFTADGSCVVSVVDHGIGMPAQKLAEENRRLVERERLDIVPTTVLGLFVVGRLARRHSLRVRLVPTEGGGITAQVVIVPELFSRPVEEPRDEPGPPVVPGLRIPGAAPASGFSWFPSFEGEEPDWAAMGRAEPAPAPVRASGPTVPDLVAPTVHPAREGAAQDGRQGLRRRVAGAQLPGGVVPAPEPTVVVPPVQADAPRHDPEAARAALDAFGSAFARAADRAESAEETTLFTTSAARAPEGGDSRSGLTRRVAGAQVPPRAVVEPPAPQAPARAGLNRRVAGAQLPGTGAPETPGTVPPIEPPRPDPEAARKALDAFGTAFARAGGSSTADSLGGDLRDESRAGLSRRVPGAHLAPGLRKAGATPDVRAAPVATERRERDPEAERSALDMFTTGLARAAKATALDAAKDGASRREAYPRRESKT, from the coding sequence ATGATTCTCAGCAGGCTAGGCATCCGGGGCAAGCTCAATGTGCTGCTCCTGGTGCCGCTCACGGCGGTGCTCGTCGTGGCCGTCCCGTGGGTGATGGGCCAGATCGACACCGCACGGTCCTCCCGCAGCACCGCCGACGTCGCGGGCCACGCGCGCGACTTCAGTGGGCTGGTGTGGGAGTTGCAGCGCGAGCGGCTGCTCACCGCGGCCTATCTGGCGAACCCGGAGGCGGACAACACCGACCTGGTCCGCCAGCACCGCACCGTCGACGACGCGGCCAACACCGCGATGGGCGTGCTGGGCGCGGACGGTTCCGACGAGCTGGCCTCCGCCCTGGTCCGCATCGGCTCGCTGCGCGAGCTGCGGCAGAACGCGCTGCGCCACGGTGTCTCCGCCGACGCCGTCGCCCGTACCTACCACGCGGTCATCGGCGCGGTGATCGACGGACTGCGGCTGGTCCTGCAGTCCGACACCGACGCCGAGGGCACCCGCCAGCTCACCGTGCTGGACTCGCTGCTGCGCGCCAACGAGGAGGGCGAGCTGCGCGGCATGGCGTTCATCGCCGCCGCCATCGACCCGACCACCGGCCAGGTCCTGGTGGACAACGCGACCGCCCAGTCGCGGATGCTGACCGAGCGGTTCGTCGAGCAGGCCGACGCCGTGCACGCGGGTCTCGTGGTCGAGGTCGCCCAGGGTGAGGCGGCGCGCAAGGTCGACACGCTGGCGGGCAGGCTGCCCGTCGACGCGAGCGCCCGACCGGACTTCGTCTCCGACGCGCTGGAGGCCGTGCGGGAGCAGTCGCGACTGCGGCGCGGCGTGCAGGACCAGGTCACGGCCCAGGTCACCAAGGCCGCGGCGGACCGGGCGTCCGGCGCGCAGGCGTCCGCGTGGACGGTCGGGGTCGGCGCGGCGCTGCTGTTCGCGCTGGTCGCGTTCCTGGCCCTGCGGGTCAGCCGCTCCATCGCCGACCCGCTGCGCAGGCTCACCAACGCCGCTGTGTTGATCGCCGACCTCGCCGAGAACGAACTGGTCCGGGTCGCCGACACCGAGGAGGCCGAGGACCAGGCCCCGCAGTTCGCCGAGATCGAGGTGGTCTCCAGCGACGAGGTCGGCCAGCTCGCCGCGGCGTTCAACCGCGTGCAGTCGACCGCGTCGGCGCTGGTCGAGCGGCAGGCGGTCACCCGGCGCAACGTCGGCCTGATGTTCGCCAACGTCGCCCAGCGCACCCAGAACCTGGTCGGCAGGCAGATGGCCCTTGTCGACGAACTCGAGCGCGACGAGCAGGACGTGCGCCTGCTCGAACGGCTCTACCGGCTCGACCACGTCTCCACCCGCCTGCGCCGCAGCGCCGACAACCTGCTGGTCGTCGCGGGCGCGCAGGAGCAGGGCAGGCTGTCGGGGCCGATCGAGCTGGCCATCGCGCTGCGCTCGGCGCTGGCCGAGATCGAGGAGTACCAGCGGGTCGACCTCGGTTCGATCGCCGACCTCACGCTGCCCGCGCCGATCGGGTCGGACCTCGTGCTGGTGTTCGCCGAGCTGATGGACAACGCGACATCGTTCTCCCCGCCGGGGGCCACGGTCGAGGTGGGCACGTCGTTCACCGCCGACGGGTCCTGTGTGGTCAGTGTCGTCGACCACGGCATCGGGATGCCCGCGCAGAAGCTGGCCGAGGAGAACCGCCGACTCGTCGAGCGCGAACGCCTCGACATCGTGCCGACCACGGTGCTCGGCCTGTTCGTGGTCGGTCGCCTGGCCCGGCGGCATTCGCTGCGGGTGCGGCTGGTCCCGACCGAGGGCGGCGGCATCACCGCGCAGGTGGTCATCGTCCCCGAGCTGTTCTCCCGGCCGGTGGAGGAGCCGCGCGACGAGCCCGGACCTCCGGTGGTTCCGGGGCTGCGCATCCCCGGCGCGGCCCCGGCGTCCGGGTTCAGCTGGTTCCCGAGTTTCGAGGGCGAGGAACCCGACTGGGCGGCGATGGGCCGCGCCGAGCCCGCCCCGGCACCCGTCCGCGCGTCCGGGCCCACGGTCCCGGACCTGGTCGCCCCGACGGTTCACCCGGCACGGGAGGGTGCGGCGCAGGACGGCCGCCAAGGCCTGCGTCGGCGGGTCGCGGGCGCCCAGCTCCCCGGTGGCGTGGTGCCTGCCCCTGAACCGACCGTGGTGGTCCCGCCGGTCCAGGCCGACGCGCCGCGGCACGACCCGGAGGCGGCCCGCGCCGCCCTCGACGCGTTCGGCTCGGCCTTCGCCCGCGCGGCGGATAGGGCGGAGAGCGCAGAGGAGACGACGCTGTTCACCACCTCCGCGGCCCGAGCCCCCGAGGGTGGCGACTCGCGGTCGGGCCTGACCCGCCGGGTCGCGGGTGCGCAGGTGCCGCCGCGGGCGGTCGTCGAGCCACCCGCTCCGCAGGCTCCGGCCAGGGCTGGGCTCAACCGCCGCGTGGCGGGTGCGCAGCTGCCGGGGACGGGCGCCCCGGAGACGCCGGGCACGGTGCCGCCGATCGAGCCGCCCCGGCCCGACCCGGAAGCCGCCCGCAAGGCCCTCGACGCGTTCGGCACCGCGTTCGCCCGCGCGGGCGGTTCGTCCACAGCGGACTCACTGGGCGGGGACCTGCGCGACGAGTCGCGGGCCGGGCTCAGCAGGCGGGTGCCCGGCGCGCACCTGGCACCCGGACTGCGCAAGGCCGGGGCCACCCCGGACGTGCGGGCCGCGCCGGTGGCCACCGAGCGGCGCGAGCGCGACCCGGAGGCGGAGCGTTCCGCCCTGGACATGTTCACTACAGGATTGGCAAGGGCGGCCAAGGCGACCGCGCTGGACGCCGCGAAGGACGGAGCCTCACGGCGTGAGGCGTATCCGAGGAGAGAGAGCAAAACATGA